One region of Bacillus zhangzhouensis genomic DNA includes:
- a CDS encoding amino acid adenylation domain-containing protein produces MLVSRRKGHTANHIVRINGKRMDLKALEQVMMLHFPLKECAIIPKKNQEGGLSLVLFAQAKDPSLTREDLMKGPLHPHEVPAALVLLPSLPKTESGAVDTEALLSIEIIDQEELRKIEERTKAIEGVEEAAAFIESQPEKRTPYHLDDLFPDRQRTQGNGPLSKSEASETKQSSVHEKPPAFVYGGDVIKKPGTPVTLTEVLIRSAFMSPDRGVTYIKEGGRVLTQTYPELLTSAERVLSGLRAAGLTNGDQVLLQLKDHQDFITVFWGCILGGIIPTPVSVPPVYDEMNQGVNKLKGVFQLQNEPFIITNEASAEDIAGLRETFQAKVMPILTIETLLAYEPDEQHYEPEPDEPVLQLLSSGSTGVPKCIRHHHESILSRIIAFEQVNGFSHEDVSLNWMPLDHVGGIVMFHVHDVYLGCQQISPSIDQFIERPMVWLDWVDTYGVTRTWAPNFAFAMMNEYEEDIRKGSWDLSTLTYIMNAAEVVVPKVTQRFMHIMSQHGLSRHAMVPAYGMSETSSAIVQSKRFMRNSEQDGQLTIDKTSLTSEIEYVTHDHPNKLTFTEVGTPIPSVWIRIVDEHHEVLPEDQVGRLQVKSPTIMMGYYQNEEANQEVFAENGWFHTGDLGFIHEGRLVLTGREKDIIVINGANYLNYEIEAVVEEVDGVEVTFAAAYGIYNPESSNDTLAVFFVSQKDSIEEQITMIQQIREAIIRKIGIEPDHIIPVKKDQFPKTESGKIQRAQLGAALKDGAFRDIERALDLASENEQTLPDWFFKRIWAKEHIGPIQPFTDHVLVFEDEKGLYQSLYAQFEQKNQPYISVRKGHEFLRLSKGVYQINSRIKGDYVRLVAALEADELKIGHMLHLWNVSDKENIVDPAHFKELHASTSQSILYMYQALRQADKEPIRFVVVTKGGQFVKLEDDLHVEKTPLVGLLKTISQEWEGAEVSHLDIEAENVEQDAEHIAEELSAIHIKAEVSYRNGERFVPKLEKVNMIEAPQTEGFLEYEGVYLLTGGLGGIGFELSKQMLQFGLKLLLIGRTSLEDSLEKKEAFSQLKGFGDVIYVQADVTNLPDVEQAIYQAEKHFGQSIRGVLHLAGAGNVSEHFQQADKYILAHTSEEDFTKEMSGKADGAWVLQEAFKYDPTVPLVFFGSVNGFFGGTTFGAYSAANSFLDGLAHALTFQQGRRAISLNFSMWDNIGLSKGHTGAALTVRKGFQLIGKKQGLHSLCLSARLNEAHLFIGLDGANPDIAGYLQPAPIPVFEKKLFYTVQPGKEVHVEEITNVAEGKWDIRQVQEIPKKQDGSIDHEALKLNHDKNVQSIEKQLPETKTEQLLAAIWEDILDVDRVYKEDQFFDLGGHSIKATQTISRINHEFSIKAPLKILFESKHLAHLAQMVDEIKGAPAIQEAKMSKIEKKTSYELSHAQKRIWFLSTLEKSHHYNILGAWKLTGPLHIQALTKAIGLLTKRHEVLRAVFKTLGGKPVQLIHEDLPPSVTVANFSLFNEKTRARRLKQLIQQEADRVYDLERGPLAQWTIVDMGKEEYYLLCAQHHIISDAWSLSLLIQELEVAYDALLADETPQLPALEIEWTDYVRWENEQLKHQQEDQTYWLNTLQGELPVLELPFDRPRPPVQTFNGATEQIVLDEPLIRRLQALSKQQGTTLFMTMLSAYYVLLHKLSGQTDIIIGSPIAGRDAKQSEQLVGMFVNTLALRQDVSTAETFADLLENVKEMTLKAFEHQHYPFDKLVDDLSLDRDLSRSPIFQVAMGYVTNSLDVNLKGLTSEHVMVHHTVSKFDLTLHVFEQEEQLSIHVEYNTDLFDQETIHRYMNYYLHLLDGMTSQPDRTFSDYCLMDKAEQAAMIIGKNQTETPYPKRTLQELFEEQVKRVPHRIALSYMDEHMTYEALDKKATKLAAYLQSKGIGPGSLVPMLFDRSFDMIVSVLGIVKSGAAYVPMSPEYPDARIRLIVRDTQSDVIITQSHLADRLVDFTGTKIDMDKPIPETNAGYQRESSIIGEDQIAYVNYTSGSTGRPKGVMLPHAGVVRLVRETNYIKLGPDDKMLQLSNYAFDAFTFELWGMLLNGGQLILLPKYAALNMEELTQFIKTHQVTVNCLPTALFNRLVEHDPKSVAGYRTLLVGGEAMSSEHARKALPHMEGVLVNAYGPTENTTLATTHQVTHVPADAKSIPIGVPVSNSTVVILDDALNPVPAGVKGEIYIGGTGLAKGYLHDPERTKERFIDNPFPELKGDKLYRSGDLGTWRSDGTIEYLGRKDHLVKIRGYRIECGEIETALLKHPQVKECTVIAKTYGSSKRLAAYLVTNGENPVPGWKAFLQESLPGYMIPSYFVVLDEMPVTTNGKVDQKALPEPTETISLSHDDDKPVTETEERIVAAFKEVLGVKQVGMHDSFFDLGGDSIMSIQAVAKLKEKGVRVDPKWIFMHPAPAQLAAHLDAVPETGEHIERSPKDYVIELKKGDPAEPRIFFAPPAGGTVMGYIDVAKLMTHQGAVYALQSPGLYEDEEPQFLHYTELVTLFIEAIETFYRPGMDYLAGHSMGGHLAYGMNQRLCHAGKAPKGLIILDTVPVLRDETDQALHADMNEEEVKMLALVLGMGNLVGIQPEALQGLSFQEVKQKILKKAEKDEVIHQFMNDQYLDKYLQMQTHNTIMSQAIELEKDPFPVPFYIVQSSDHASDFKKKFAEWEAYTKESCSYYHIKGDHVTMMKRPQADELARILQTIIKG; encoded by the coding sequence ATGTTAGTAAGTAGACGAAAAGGACATACAGCAAATCATATCGTCAGAATCAATGGAAAACGGATGGATCTCAAAGCATTAGAGCAAGTCATGATGCTTCATTTTCCGCTCAAGGAATGTGCAATCATTCCGAAGAAAAATCAAGAAGGCGGTCTATCGCTTGTGCTATTTGCACAGGCGAAGGACCCTTCGCTGACAAGAGAGGATCTGATGAAAGGTCCGCTTCATCCTCATGAAGTGCCAGCCGCTCTCGTCTTATTACCTTCTTTACCAAAGACAGAAAGTGGAGCAGTCGACACAGAGGCACTGCTCTCAATTGAAATCATAGATCAAGAGGAATTAAGAAAGATAGAAGAGCGCACCAAAGCTATAGAGGGAGTAGAGGAAGCGGCCGCTTTCATTGAAAGTCAGCCAGAAAAACGAACGCCCTATCATCTAGATGACCTGTTTCCTGATCGACAGCGTACCCAAGGGAACGGACCGCTTTCAAAAAGTGAAGCGAGCGAGACAAAGCAATCATCTGTACATGAAAAGCCGCCCGCATTTGTGTATGGCGGAGATGTGATCAAAAAACCAGGCACACCTGTCACACTGACAGAGGTGCTGATTCGATCGGCCTTTATGTCACCAGACCGCGGGGTGACTTATATAAAAGAAGGCGGACGTGTGTTGACCCAAACCTATCCTGAATTACTAACAAGCGCTGAGCGGGTTCTGTCTGGTTTAAGGGCAGCGGGACTGACAAACGGTGATCAAGTGTTACTTCAATTGAAAGATCATCAGGATTTTATCACGGTGTTCTGGGGCTGTATTCTCGGAGGAATCATTCCGACGCCGGTCTCTGTGCCGCCTGTTTATGATGAAATGAATCAAGGTGTGAATAAGCTGAAAGGTGTGTTTCAGCTGCAAAATGAACCTTTCATTATTACGAATGAAGCAAGTGCTGAGGACATTGCTGGGCTGCGCGAGACATTTCAAGCAAAAGTCATGCCGATCTTAACAATTGAAACGTTGCTGGCATATGAACCAGATGAACAGCATTATGAGCCGGAGCCGGATGAGCCTGTGCTACAGCTGCTGTCTTCTGGAAGTACGGGGGTGCCAAAGTGTATTCGTCATCATCATGAAAGCATTTTATCTAGAATCATTGCCTTTGAGCAGGTAAACGGCTTTTCACATGAGGATGTGTCGCTTAACTGGATGCCGCTTGATCATGTTGGTGGAATTGTCATGTTTCATGTACATGACGTCTACCTTGGCTGCCAGCAGATTAGTCCATCCATCGATCAATTTATCGAGCGGCCGATGGTGTGGCTGGATTGGGTAGACACATACGGTGTCACAAGAACATGGGCGCCAAACTTTGCGTTTGCCATGATGAATGAATATGAGGAGGACATTCGTAAGGGGAGCTGGGACCTGTCTACTTTGACTTATATCATGAATGCAGCCGAAGTGGTTGTCCCAAAAGTCACACAGCGCTTTATGCACATCATGAGTCAGCACGGATTAAGCCGTCATGCGATGGTACCTGCTTACGGTATGTCTGAAACATCCTCAGCCATTGTTCAGTCAAAAAGATTTATGCGGAACAGTGAACAAGATGGACAGCTGACCATTGATAAGACCTCGTTAACAAGTGAGATCGAATATGTGACGCACGATCATCCGAACAAGCTGACGTTTACAGAAGTCGGCACGCCGATTCCGTCTGTATGGATTCGAATTGTAGATGAGCATCACGAGGTGCTGCCAGAAGATCAGGTTGGGCGTTTACAGGTGAAAAGTCCAACAATTATGATGGGCTACTATCAAAATGAGGAAGCCAATCAAGAAGTATTTGCGGAAAACGGCTGGTTTCACACAGGGGATTTAGGCTTTATTCACGAAGGGCGTCTCGTTCTGACCGGTCGAGAAAAAGACATCATTGTCATCAACGGTGCTAACTATTTGAATTACGAAATTGAAGCGGTTGTAGAAGAGGTGGACGGGGTTGAAGTCACCTTTGCCGCTGCGTACGGCATTTATAATCCCGAATCAAGCAACGACACGCTTGCCGTCTTTTTTGTCTCACAAAAGGATTCAATAGAGGAACAAATCACGATGATTCAACAGATTAGAGAGGCCATCATTCGAAAAATTGGAATAGAGCCTGATCACATCATTCCGGTGAAGAAAGACCAATTTCCGAAAACGGAGAGTGGGAAAATTCAGCGTGCCCAGTTAGGCGCAGCACTAAAAGATGGAGCCTTCCGTGACATTGAACGGGCACTGGATCTTGCTTCTGAAAATGAACAAACACTCCCAGATTGGTTTTTCAAACGCATTTGGGCTAAGGAGCATATCGGGCCAATTCAGCCTTTTACTGACCATGTACTCGTTTTCGAAGATGAAAAAGGACTATATCAATCGCTTTACGCACAATTTGAGCAAAAGAATCAACCATATATTTCTGTGAGAAAAGGGCATGAATTTTTGCGTCTTTCCAAAGGGGTGTATCAGATAAACTCGAGAATCAAGGGGGATTACGTCAGGCTCGTTGCAGCACTTGAAGCAGATGAACTAAAGATCGGGCACATGCTCCATCTGTGGAATGTGTCAGACAAAGAAAATATCGTTGATCCTGCGCATTTTAAAGAGCTGCATGCCAGCACCAGTCAATCCATTTTGTACATGTATCAAGCATTGAGACAAGCAGATAAAGAGCCCATCCGTTTTGTCGTTGTGACAAAAGGCGGTCAATTTGTGAAGCTTGAAGATGATCTTCATGTGGAGAAAACGCCGCTTGTAGGTTTATTAAAAACCATTTCGCAAGAATGGGAAGGAGCAGAGGTGTCTCATCTTGATATTGAAGCGGAGAATGTAGAACAGGATGCCGAGCATATTGCGGAAGAATTGTCTGCGATTCATATAAAAGCAGAGGTGTCTTACCGAAACGGGGAAAGGTTCGTACCAAAGCTGGAAAAAGTCAATATGATCGAAGCGCCTCAAACAGAAGGGTTCTTAGAATATGAAGGTGTTTATTTATTGACTGGAGGACTTGGCGGTATTGGGTTTGAGCTGTCTAAGCAGATGCTCCAATTTGGCTTAAAGCTCTTATTGATTGGCCGGACATCTCTAGAAGACAGCTTGGAAAAGAAAGAAGCCTTCTCACAATTAAAAGGTTTTGGTGACGTCATTTATGTCCAAGCGGATGTGACCAACTTACCTGACGTCGAACAGGCGATTTATCAAGCAGAAAAGCATTTTGGACAATCGATCCGGGGTGTGCTGCATTTAGCCGGTGCTGGTAATGTGTCTGAGCATTTTCAGCAGGCGGATAAGTATATACTAGCTCATACGTCAGAAGAGGATTTCACAAAAGAAATGTCAGGGAAAGCAGACGGGGCATGGGTCTTGCAGGAAGCCTTTAAGTATGATCCGACAGTACCGCTTGTCTTTTTTGGATCGGTCAATGGCTTTTTTGGCGGCACAACATTTGGGGCATACTCTGCGGCCAACAGCTTTTTAGATGGACTCGCGCACGCTCTCACCTTTCAACAAGGAAGACGAGCAATCTCTTTGAACTTTAGTATGTGGGATAATATCGGTTTATCTAAGGGACATACCGGAGCAGCTCTAACTGTTCGAAAAGGATTTCAATTGATTGGAAAGAAGCAGGGTCTCCATTCATTATGTTTAAGTGCCCGGCTGAATGAAGCGCATCTATTTATCGGTCTGGACGGAGCAAATCCAGACATCGCCGGGTATCTTCAGCCAGCTCCAATACCCGTCTTTGAGAAAAAACTTTTTTACACCGTTCAGCCTGGCAAAGAAGTGCATGTTGAAGAGATCACGAACGTCGCAGAAGGCAAATGGGACATTCGGCAAGTACAGGAAATACCGAAAAAACAAGATGGCTCTATTGATCATGAAGCCCTCAAACTGAATCATGACAAAAACGTACAGAGCATTGAAAAACAATTGCCAGAAACGAAGACAGAGCAGCTTCTTGCTGCCATATGGGAAGACATTTTAGATGTGGATCGCGTGTACAAAGAGGATCAATTCTTCGACCTTGGCGGACATTCAATAAAAGCGACTCAAACCATTTCTCGGATCAATCATGAATTTTCAATTAAGGCGCCTTTAAAAATATTATTTGAAAGCAAACATCTGGCACATCTGGCGCAAATGGTTGATGAGATCAAAGGGGCGCCAGCCATTCAGGAAGCCAAAATGTCAAAGATTGAAAAGAAAACAAGCTATGAGCTGTCACATGCCCAGAAGCGTATTTGGTTCTTATCCACATTAGAAAAGAGCCATCATTACAATATATTAGGTGCTTGGAAGCTGACAGGACCATTACACATTCAAGCATTAACAAAAGCGATTGGCCTTTTAACAAAGCGGCATGAAGTACTTCGGGCAGTATTTAAAACACTTGGCGGCAAGCCGGTTCAACTCATTCATGAAGACCTTCCGCCATCTGTGACAGTGGCAAATTTCTCGTTATTTAATGAAAAAACAAGAGCGAGAAGACTTAAGCAGCTCATTCAGCAAGAGGCAGACCGCGTCTATGATTTAGAAAGAGGACCTCTTGCGCAGTGGACGATAGTCGATATGGGAAAAGAGGAGTATTATCTCCTTTGCGCGCAGCATCACATCATTTCAGATGCATGGTCACTCAGCCTGCTCATTCAGGAATTAGAAGTGGCATATGACGCACTGCTTGCAGATGAAACGCCGCAGCTTCCAGCCTTAGAAATCGAATGGACAGATTATGTACGTTGGGAAAATGAACAATTAAAGCATCAACAAGAAGACCAAACCTATTGGCTCAATACGTTACAAGGTGAACTTCCAGTGCTGGAGCTGCCGTTTGACCGTCCTCGTCCGCCGGTTCAAACATTTAATGGTGCTACAGAGCAAATCGTACTGGATGAACCGCTTATCCGCCGCTTGCAGGCTTTATCCAAGCAGCAGGGTACAACGCTGTTCATGACGATGCTGTCCGCGTACTACGTTCTGCTTCACAAGCTGTCCGGACAAACAGATATCATCATTGGATCGCCTATTGCAGGGCGGGATGCCAAGCAATCAGAGCAGCTTGTTGGGATGTTTGTGAATACACTTGCGCTGAGACAGGACGTCTCAACAGCAGAGACGTTTGCCGATCTCTTGGAAAACGTGAAAGAAATGACATTAAAAGCGTTTGAGCATCAGCATTATCCATTTGACAAACTTGTCGATGATCTTTCGTTAGATAGAGATTTAAGCCGGTCACCTATTTTTCAGGTGGCTATGGGGTATGTGACCAATTCGCTTGATGTAAACCTCAAAGGGCTGACAAGTGAACATGTGATGGTCCATCATACAGTATCTAAATTTGATCTCACCCTGCATGTATTTGAACAGGAAGAGCAGCTGTCAATTCATGTGGAATACAATACGGATTTATTTGATCAAGAGACCATCCATCGTTATATGAACTATTATCTTCATTTGCTAGATGGCATGACGTCTCAGCCTGACCGTACATTTTCTGATTATTGCTTAATGGATAAAGCGGAACAGGCAGCCATGATCATAGGAAAAAATCAAACGGAAACGCCTTATCCAAAGCGTACGCTTCAAGAATTGTTTGAAGAGCAGGTAAAGCGTGTTCCGCATCGTATTGCCTTGTCCTATATGGATGAACACATGACGTATGAAGCCTTGGATAAGAAGGCGACAAAGCTTGCTGCTTACTTGCAGTCAAAAGGAATTGGACCTGGCTCTCTTGTACCGATGCTTTTTGACCGTTCCTTTGACATGATTGTGTCGGTACTAGGAATCGTCAAATCTGGTGCTGCATATGTTCCGATGTCACCTGAATATCCTGATGCACGCATCCGTCTCATCGTTCGTGATACGCAAAGCGATGTGATCATCACCCAGTCTCATCTTGCAGATCGTCTAGTAGACTTTACAGGTACAAAGATTGACATGGACAAGCCAATACCAGAAACCAATGCAGGATATCAAAGAGAATCATCGATCATAGGAGAAGACCAGATAGCCTATGTCAACTACACATCAGGTTCAACAGGTAGACCAAAAGGCGTGATGCTTCCTCATGCAGGAGTTGTCCGTTTGGTTAGAGAAACAAATTATATAAAGCTCGGTCCAGATGACAAAATGCTTCAGCTCTCAAACTATGCTTTTGATGCATTTACATTTGAATTATGGGGAATGCTGCTGAATGGCGGTCAGCTGATTCTGCTCCCAAAATATGCAGCACTGAATATGGAAGAATTAACGCAGTTCATCAAAACGCATCAAGTGACAGTGAACTGTCTGCCAACCGCTTTGTTCAATCGACTGGTGGAGCATGATCCAAAAAGTGTGGCAGGCTACCGCACATTACTCGTTGGCGGGGAAGCCATGTCTAGTGAGCATGCACGAAAGGCACTGCCGCATATGGAAGGTGTGCTCGTGAATGCTTACGGTCCAACAGAAAACACGACCTTAGCCACAACCCATCAAGTCACACACGTACCAGCAGACGCAAAATCAATTCCAATTGGTGTGCCGGTGTCTAACTCAACTGTCGTCATACTAGATGATGCGCTCAACCCAGTACCAGCAGGCGTCAAGGGTGAAATTTATATCGGCGGAACTGGCCTTGCTAAAGGCTATCTTCATGATCCAGAACGGACAAAGGAGCGGTTTATTGACAATCCTTTTCCTGAACTAAAGGGAGACAAGCTGTATCGTTCAGGCGACCTTGGTACATGGCGGTCAGATGGCACCATTGAATATCTAGGCCGAAAAGATCATCTGGTGAAAATTAGAGGATACCGAATTGAATGTGGAGAAATTGAGACAGCCCTGCTCAAGCATCCTCAAGTCAAAGAATGTACAGTTATTGCCAAAACGTATGGCAGCTCAAAACGGTTGGCGGCCTATCTTGTGACAAACGGAGAGAATCCTGTTCCGGGCTGGAAAGCCTTTTTGCAGGAAAGCCTGCCAGGCTATATGATTCCAAGTTACTTTGTCGTACTGGATGAAATGCCAGTGACAACGAACGGGAAGGTTGATCAAAAAGCGCTGCCAGAGCCAACAGAAACAATCTCCCTTTCCCATGATGACGACAAACCGGTCACCGAAACGGAGGAGCGGATTGTCGCAGCCTTTAAGGAAGTGCTTGGTGTGAAGCAAGTAGGTATGCATGATTCCTTCTTTGATTTGGGCGGTGATTCCATCATGAGTATTCAGGCTGTAGCCAAATTAAAAGAAAAAGGTGTTCGTGTTGATCCAAAATGGATTTTTATGCACCCAGCGCCTGCGCAGTTAGCCGCACATTTGGACGCGGTGCCAGAAACTGGCGAGCACATCGAAAGGTCTCCAAAGGACTACGTGATCGAGTTGAAAAAAGGCGATCCAGCCGAACCGAGAATTTTCTTTGCACCGCCTGCTGGTGGAACGGTGATGGGCTATATCGATGTTGCCAAGCTCATGACACATCAAGGCGCTGTGTACGCCTTGCAGTCTCCTGGCCTATATGAGGATGAAGAGCCGCAATTCCTCCATTATACGGAGCTTGTAACTCTTTTTATTGAAGCCATTGAGACGTTCTACCGTCCGGGCATGGACTATCTCGCAGGGCATTCAATGGGCGGGCATCTTGCCTATGGAATGAATCAGCGGCTCTGTCATGCAGGAAAAGCGCCGAAAGGACTCATCATTTTAGATACGGTACCAGTGCTAAGAGATGAGACAGATCAGGCACTTCATGCCGATATGAACGAAGAAGAAGTGAAAATGCTCGCGCTTGTCCTTGGAATGGGGAATCTGGTCGGCATTCAGCCTGAAGCTTTACAAGGGTTAAGCTTCCAAGAAGTGAAGCAGAAAATACTCAAAAAGGCAGAAAAGGATGAAGTTATTCATCAATTCATGAATGATCAATATTTAGATAAATATTTGCAAATGCAAACGCATAATACGATCATGTCACAAGCCATTGAATTAGAAAAAGACCCATTCCCTGTGCCATTTTATATTGTTCAAAGCAGTGATCACGCAAGCGATTTCAAGAAGAAATTCGCAGAATGGGAGGCTTATACGAAAGAGTCGTGCTCGTATTACC